A region from the Poecilia reticulata strain Guanapo linkage group LG12, Guppy_female_1.0+MT, whole genome shotgun sequence genome encodes:
- the prrc2b gene encoding protein PRRC2B isoform X2 → MSDRLGQLTKSKDGKSKYSSLSLFDKYKGKSIESQKNTVTRHGLQSLGKVAAARRMPPPAHLPSLKSENKGNDPNVIIVPKDGTGWANKQEQTDQKSSSASTPLLPESQPQLALQKSVSNLQKSSPVTNQENTNTGGPKQWAQLNGKAVEQDGSRALNRLQPFSHEEFPTLKAAGEQDRVGKERSGFDPSYGPGPSLRPQNVTSWREGGGRNLQPSSLTLSLPADPEGKTTALGETGSPPASSHPSSATGITSAAAVTAPSPSLEPKEPSLRPAQPVRRPAVPTALQYQLHHTSTAVYHDMLPAFMCAKETRETPTADNVTTTAATTARFDSKPTFRPSYAKPELVNGDLRRENRFVRAPPRLSSQPIRRPSDRPARPAIINPEDLKDLDDLDNDCEDGWAGLHEEVDYSEKLKFSDDEEDRSDKNKMWAEWEREKENQRDCQSSLSSGEAPYSQEGADDNYSSQHHHHESHRKPISRYLSTDSQKNHSEPPTDSDDHQRSQSQAPARAKYVSPEVSEAVERARRRREEEERRAREERLAACAEKLKKLDEKFGKSERPASKTEDIPKEAEGKEAPLSPNREHSKGHNENWQYSTKEGSECLPVNSVGHSYREEHHRSSDDDGLEPSSPSDDYSGRQASKPVPPRFQKQLQHHQQQEQTPKMQHWQQSSHPSSSSHSQRGYYPQHVLGFDPRWMMMPPFMDPRMTQGRSPVDYYAGSIQSSGMVKPIVHQDHLNSPTSDEGCHSNLHQERRAPSTEPYPVWNQDGYPLRSFTPPYQRQHETSDSDLSGERGHIAPSQRDSFEDGTNQSLTHNSDDHPHNAYYSRDADKERKHHDTGLLTTAQNLCQKSEGTKQDPRDKHLKDALDSYDTLDGSKDNWKRDGGGLSPPSQWPEASSSNSVNQTSETSGRTLIRRTGPIKKPVLKALKLEDKENEKPKPEPEEKPVPYRLEKEVLTNVYDLKKDNQPASNRRPASPVVEKQPEERLRQSPALSKTDRPLSTHSDDFPKETHLGSGRSQLLREGQENNRDPQAPRRNNWIFIDEEQAFSSVRGGGGGGRGRSRGFREFSSRGGTRGGRGGDNLKGAYNTNSGGALRPARGRGPPRDLLKVDEFQRGKPRRRNVSETLSEASEYEELPKRRRQKEAENREGYTEAGEVRKADRDSWRSNKVYTDDQTASDNREKARMRGFGGRVLPPRLNTTNSYNRTFGGSRDASSWRGRGPQFNSNSSSMQENGYAPGAEVAYSRRPPVERDALKYAPKFSGSFTENGGEDREGEYYFENDNPDRQMLRRRRPPRQDKPPRFRRLRQEREPGSNQWTSDEYVNGDFANPWPTRSKGSGDDHWPGGHFSGRSSQHGQTEEWETGSENSDFGDWRGKQGGSGNLGVQGHVDIPSDSGHSEPGSGEKRELSKRSFSSQRPLVERQNRKGEPSLLEASKMVRTPENLSTSSSNRSDGWQNGGTSCKSRSPDETGAVYSLEPPTEDRVPGELTGKKLDKEMKPGSVKTDIVEPLTQYELSSYPIDADALGQNVDPDGYQDALSKKQRRPQEDERRRKEQGPSVQVKNRTASSKMPPRFVKKQGSMSLEQTEEAISSPNNLGTEIWETNSSALSVQSSGGDSWTKQVSYTGSEPNSEDSDAGPEQSKEQHKPGPIGNERSLKNRKGSEGVDRLEGGPITSVNGVDLHVDSVLPVPPIEFGVSAKDSDFSLPPGSTPVPVSNPVNKLQDTLSTDTSLNQSIPMLRSNHLQPGISLNTIFPTADLTLKMESARKAWENSQSLPEQGSPGGSASGAQPPCSGGSSTGVSYSSFGVSMPPMPVASVAPSMSMQGNPIPPLYMDGHVFPSQPRLVPPSMTQQQTYPQAAAAQQIPISLHTSLQAQAQLGLRGGLPVSQSQEMFNSIPPFRSQVYMHPNLSQPNPMVLSGGAPLKGPYSAFPGMQPSDMVKSQSGSHYQPMNGNQQLVFDGQMNQGPGMGSSQLMDSQLIQVTMPLPGSQLRYGSAQQHLILPQSIQLQQGQNLSVGGPRRMLPPGSQAAVMTGSREGSQMEMKGFQFSEKPNHSPGLSGGSYRPGSASPSGKPSGPGGPVGPLPTLFTQQVSAAQGSMVMHMRPPTTGPFPSPIQRPVMQVNKPVIIRSPPYPNHGRDPSHSTPPSVLEPTVKGPEDGMKSKALREVRKAVGEGKSPPGGMTSKLQEPLPSTGQAKPARTGAIKPQAVKVEEGKA, encoded by the exons ATGTCCGATCGTTTGGGGCAATTAACCAAGTCCAAGGATGGGAAAAGCAAGTATTCCTCACTCAGCCTATTTGACAAGTACAAGGGAAAATCAATAGAATCTCAGAAAAATACAG TTACGCGACATGGCTTGCAAAGTCTTGGCAAAGTGGCAGCAGCCCGGCGTATGCCCCCACCCGCTCACCTGCCTAGTCTAAAGtctgaaaacaaaggaaacgaTCCCAACGTGATTATAGTGCCCAAAGACGGTACAGGATGGGCGAACAAGCAGGAACAAACCGATCAAAAGAG TTCCAGTGCATCTACGCCACTGCTGCCGGAGTCGCAGCCACAGCTGGCTTTACAGAAATCTGTCTCCAATCTTCAGAAGTCCTCACCAGTAACCAACCAGGAG AACACAAACACAGGTGGACCAAAGCAATGGGCCCAGCTAAATGGAAAGGCAGTAGAGCAAGATG GTTCAAGGGCCTTAAACCGACTTCAGCCCTTCTCTCACGAGGAATTTCCCACCCTGAAGGCAGCTGGAGAACAGGACAGAGTTGGCAAGGAAAGAAGCGGCTTCGATCCGTCGTATGGGCCCGGACCAAGCCTCCGCCCTCAGA ATGTGACGAGTTGGAGGGAAGGTGGCGGCAGGAACCTTCAGCCCTCCTCCCTGACCCTCAGCCTGCCAGCGGATCCTGAGGGTAAGACCACTGCCCTGGGTGAGACTGGCTCTCCGCCGGCCTCATCGCACCCTTCCTCTGCCACCGGCATCACCTCTGCTGCCGCGGTGACCGCTCCGTCACCGAGCCTCGAACCTAAGGAGCCCTCCCTCAGACCCGCCCAGCCAGTCCGCAGACCAGCCGTCCCCACTGCCCTCCAGTATCAGCTTCATCACACTTCAACCGCCGTCTACCACGACATGCTGCCTGCATTT atGTGCGCTAAAGAGACGCGTGAAACGCCAACCGCTGACAATGTCACTACCACCGCAGCAACCACAGCACGATTTGACAGCAAACCCACTTTTAGACCAAGCTATGCCAAACCTGAACTTGTCAA CGGCGACTTAAGAAGAGAGAACCGTTTTGTCCGTGCTCCACCTCGTCTTTCTTCTCAGCCCATCCGCAGGCCCAGCGACAGACCAGCGCGTCCAGCCATCATTAACCCAGAGGACTTGAAGGATCTGGATGACCTCGACAACGACTGTGAGGACGGATGGGCCG GTCTTCATGAAGAAGTTGACTACAGCGAGAAGCTCAAGTTCAGTGACGATGAAGAAGATCgtagtgataaaaataaaatgtg GGCTgagtgggagagagagaaagagaaccaGCGAGACTGCCAGTCCTCTCTTAGTTCTGGAGAAGCACCTTACTCTCAGGAGGGCGCAGATGACAATTATTCTTCCCAACATCATCACCATGAGTCCCACAGGAAACCCATCAGCAGATATCTCTCTACTGATAGTCAG AAAAACCACAGCGAACCGCCAACTGACTCAGACGATCACCAGCGGTCTCAGAGTCAAGCACCAGCCAGGGCAAAATACGTGTCCCCCGAAGTATCCGAGGCTGTCGAGAGAGCCCGGAGGCGgcgagaggaggaggagaggcgtGCTCGGGAAGAGCGACTAGCTGCCTGTGCTGAGAAACTCAAAAAGTTAGATGAGAAGTTTGGGAAGTCTGAAAGACCTGCGTCAAAGACAGAAGATATTCCGAAGGAGGCCGAGGGGAAAGAAGCCCCACTTTCTCCTAACCGGGAACACAGTAAAGGCCATAATGAAAACTGGCAGTATAGCACAAAAG AAGGAAGTGAATGTCTGCCGGTCAACTCCGTTGGCCATAGTTATCGTGAAGAGCACCATCGTAGCAGTGATGATGATGGCCTGGAACCTTCCTCCCCTTCAGACGATTACAGTGGACGCCAAGCCTCCAAACCAGTTCCACCCCGCTTTCAAAAGCAACTACaacaccaccagcagcag GAACAAACCCCCAAAATGCAGCATTGGCAGCAGTCCAGTCATCCTTCAAGCTCAAGTCATAGCCAGCGGGGCTATTATCCCCAGCATGTGCTCGGGTTTGATCCCCGCTGGATGATGATGCCACCTTTCATGGATCCACGCATGACACAAGGCCGCTCTCCGGTGGACTACTACGCTGGTTCGATTCAGTCTTCAG GAATGGTAAAACCCATTGTGCATCAAGACCACCTGAACAGTCCTACTTCTGATGAGGGATGCCATTCCAACCTTCACCAAGAGAGACGGGCCCCGTCTACTGAGCCTTACCCAGTTTGGAATCAAGATGGCTACCCTCTACGCAGCTTCACTCCACCCTATCAGAGACAGCATGAAACTTCTGATAGTGACCTGTCGGGGGAAAG aggTCATATTGCCCCTTCACAGCGGGACTCTTTTGAAGATGGGACCAATCAGAGCTTGACGCATAATAGTGACGATCATCCCCATAATGCTTACTATAGCCGAGACGCTGATAAAGAACGCAAACACCATGACACCGGCCTTCTCACCACCGCTCAAAACCTCTGCCAGAAGAGTGAAGGCACAAAGCAGGACCCAAGAGACAAACACCTGAAAGATGCTCTTGACTCTTATGACACCTTAGACGGGTCCAAGGACAACTGGAAAAGAGATGGAGGAGGCCTCAGTCCCCCAAGCCAGTGGCCCGAAGCTAGTTCTAGCAATAGTGTCAACCAGACATCTGAGACTAGTGGCCGGACATTGATTCGTAGAACCGGACCCATCAAGAAGCCGGTCCTTAAGGCGCTCAAATTGGAAGACAAGGAAAATGAAAAGCCTAAACCTGAACCAGAAGAGAAGCCTGTCCCCTATCGTCTGGAGAAGGAAGTTCtcactaatgtttatgatttgaAGAAAGATAACCAGCCTGCCAGTAACAGGCGTCCAGCATCACCTGTCGTTGAGAAACAGCCTGAGGAGAGGCTGCGGCAGTCACCGGCTCTTAGCAAAACGGACCGGCCTCTTAGCACCCACAGTGACGACTTCCCTAAGGAAACCCACCTGGGCAGTGGCAGGAGCCAGTTACTTAGAGAGGGCCAGGAAAATAACCGAGATCCTCAGGCCCCCCGGCGCAATAACTGGATATTCATCGATGAAGAACAAGCGTTTAGTTCCgttagaggaggaggaggaggaggtagaGGTCGCAGCCGAGGCTTCAGGGAATTTAGCTCCAGAGGTGGAACCCGTGGTGGCCGAGGTGGGGATAACCTCAAAGGAGCGTATAACACCAACAGTGGTGGCGCTCTGAGACCTGCTAGAGGTCGAGGACCACCCAGAGACCTCTTGAAGGTTGACGAGTTCCAGAGAGGCAAACCTCGCAGGCGAAATGTCAGTGAGACCTTGAGCGAAGCATCGGAGTACGAAGAACTTCCCAAGAGGCGGCGCCAGAAGGAAGCGGAAAACAGAGAAGGTTACACGGAGGCCGGCGAGGTTCGTAAGGCCGATAGAGACTCTTGGAGGTCCAACAAGGTGTACACTGATGACCAGACAGCCTCAGATAACAGAGAAAAGGCAAGGATGAGGGGCTTCGGAGGTCGCGTTCTGCCCCCCAGGCTGAATACAACCAACAGTTACAATCGAACCTTTGGAGGGTCGAGGGACGCGTCTTCCTGGAGGGGCCGGGGACCCCAGttcaacagcaacagcagctcgATGCAAGAGAACGGTTACGCACCTGGAGCTGAGGTCGCTTATTCCCGCAGACCTCCAGTGGAACGCGATGCTCTCAAGTATGCTCCGAAATTTTCAGGCTCTTTCACAGAAAATGGTGGCGAGGACCGTGAAGGAGAATACTACTTTGAGAACGACAACCCCGACAGACAGATGCTGAGACGGCGGCGTCCCCCGCGTCAAGACAAGCCTCCCCGTTTCCGACGCTTACGACAAGAACGGGAACCCGGTTCGAATCAGTGGACGAGCGATGAGTACGTCAACGGAGACTTTGCGAATCCCTGGCCCACTCGCTCCAAAGGCAGCGGAGATGACCACTGGCCCGGTGGTCACTTCTCAGGACGCTCCAGCCAGCATGGTCAGACTGAAGAATGGGAGACGGGATCAGAGAACAGCGACTTTGGTGACTGGAGAGGGAAGCAAGGTGGCAGCGGGAATCTAGGTGTGCAGGGACACGTTGACATTCCCTCAGACTCTGGTCACAGTGAACCCGGCTCTGGTGAGAAGAGGGAGCTTTCAAAGAGAAGCTTCTCTAGTCAGAGGCCGCTGGTCGAGCGACAGAACAGAAAAGGAGAGCCTTCCCTGCTAGAGGCAAGCAAGATGGTACGCACACCTGAAAATCTCTCCACTTCCTCGTCTAACAGGAGTGACGGTTGGCAGAACGGAGGGACATCTTGCAAGAG CAGGAGCCCAGATGAGACCGGGGCAGTCTATAGCTTAGAACCCCCAACAGAGGACAGGGTGCCCGGTGAGCTAACAGGAAAGAAATTAGACAAAGAAATGAAACCTGGATCAGTCAAGACGGACATTGTTGAACCGCTCACGCAATATGAACTCAGCAGCTACCcca TTGATGCAGATGCACTGGGACAAAACGTGGACCCAGACGGATACCAGGATGCCTTGTCAAAAAAGCAACGACGCCCTCAGGAGGATGAGAGGCGGAGAAAAGAACAGGGACCTTCT gtgCAGGTCAAGAACAGAACGGCTTCTTCCAAGATGCCACCGCGCTTCGTCAAAAAGCAGGGAAGCATGAGCCTCGAGCAAACGGAGGAAGCAATTTCTTCACCGAACAATCTAGGAACAGAAATCTGGGAGACCAACAGTTCAg CTCTCTCTGTGCAGTCTTCAGGGGGAGACTCATGGACTAAACAGGTGTCTTACACTGGGAGTGAACCCAACTCTGAG GATTCTGATGCTGGTCCAGAACAGAGTAAAGAACAGCACAAACCAGGACCCATCGGGAACGAGCGCTCCCTGAAGAACCGCAAGGGCTCCGAAGGTGTGGACAGACTGGAAGGTGGCCCGATAACATCAGTCAACGGTGTGGACCTCCACGTGGACAGTGTACTTCCCGTGCCTCCAATCGAGTTCGGTGTCAGTGCCAAAGACTCTGATTTCAGCCTGCCGCCGGGCTCCACCCCAGTACCCGTCTCCAATCCTGTTAACAAGCTTCAGGATACGCTTAGCACTGAT ACATCTCTAAATCAGAGCATCCCAATGCTGCGTTCCAACCACCTGCAGCCTGGCATCAGCCTAAATACCATCTTCCCCACTGCTGACCTCACTCTCAAG ATGGAGTCGGCGCGTAAAGCCTGGGAGAATTCTCAATCTCTTCCGGAGCAGGGCTCCCCCGGTGGTAGTGCCTCAGGCGCTCAGCCTCCCTGCAGTGGTGGGTCATCCACCGGAGTCAGCTACAGCTCTTTTGGGGTTTCCATGCCTCCAATGCCGGTTGCTTCAGTGGCACCTTCGATGTCCATGCAAG GTAATCCCATTCCTCCGTTGTATATGGACGGTCATGTGTTTCCGAGTCAGCCACGCCTCGTTCCCCCCTCCATGACCCAGCAGCAGACCTATccacag GCGGCAGCAGCTCAGCAGATTCCCATCTCTTTGCACACATCTCTTCAGGCTCAGGCTCAGCTGGGGCTTCGTGGAGGTCTGCCTGTCTCTCAGTCACAGGAGATGTTTAACTCCATCCCCCCCTTCAG GTCCCAGGTTTACATGCACCCCAACCTGTCGCAGCCCAACCCAATGGTGCTGTCTGGTGGGGCCCCCCTCAAGGGTCCTTACTCTGCTTTTCCTGGCATGCAGCCGTCGGACATGGTGAAATCCCAGTCGGGCTCACACTACCAGCCTATGAACGGCAACCAGCAGCTTGTTTTCGACGGTCAGATGAACCAGGGGCCTGGTATGGGTTCCTCACAACTGATGGACTCCCAACTCATCCAG GTGACGATGCCCCTTCCTGGCTCACAGCTGCGTTACGGCTCAGCTCAGCAGCACCTCATCCTTCCCCAGTCCATCCAGTTGCAACAGGGACAGAACCTGTCGGTGGGAGGGCCGCGCCGGATGCTGCCACCAGGCTCCCAGGCCGCAGTCatgacaggaagcagagag GGCTCACAGATGGAAATGAAAGGATTCCAGTTCTCTGAGAAGCCCAATCATTCCCCAGGTTTATCTGGAGGTTCCTACAG GCCTGGATCTGCGAGCCCCAGTGGAAAGCCTTCCGGTCCTGGTGGGCCTGTCGGTCCTCTGCCTACGCTTTTTACTCAACAg GTGTCAGCTGCTCAAGGCAGCATGGTCATGCACATGCGGCCCCCCACCACCGGCCCTTTCCCCAGTCCCATTCAGAGACCTGTCATGCAGGTCAACAAGCCCGTCATCATCCGCTCCCCCCCTTACCCTAACCATGGCCGCGACCCCTCCCATTCCACCCCCCCTTCAGTCCTTGAGCCCACAGTCAAGGGGCCAGAGGATGGCATGAAG aGCAAAGCATTGCGAGAAGTGCGCAAAGCGGTGGGGGAGGGCAAATCACCACCAGGGGGCATGACCAGCAAACTCCAAGAGCCCTTGCCCTCCACAGGTCAAGCCAAACCAGCACGCACTGGAGCCATTAAACCCCAGGCTGTTAAAGTAGAAGAGGGCAAGGCATAA